Genomic window (Pseudomonas xantholysinigenes):
CGATGGCACCAAAGTGACCATCCCGGCGGGTAGCGCTACTGGCACCATCACCATCAATGCCCCGGACGACGTCTTCGTCGGCGGCCAGCCGACCATCGTCAACAAACTGGAAGGTGTTACCGGCGCCGACAACTTCGAAAAACTCACCCTCGGCAAAGAGGAAGTGAAGACCGAAGTCACCGACGAGCCGGGCACCGGCACCCCAGGCACTGACAACCAAGGCGACAAGGTTAGCGTGACCATCGTCAGCAAAGGCGATGTCACCGAAGACCAGCAACCGGCCTTCACCGTCAAAGTGAGCCAGAAGCTCGACCACGATCTGACTGTCACCTTGTCCAACGGCGACAAGGTGGTGATCAAGGCTGGTGAAACCGAAACCGAATACAAGGCCAAAGCTCAGGGCGACGACGTATTCAAAGACGGCGATACCCTGACCGTCGGCATCACCGATGCCGCTGTCGATGGCAAATCCTTCGAGAATCTGGAGCTGGGCGGCAACGCCAGCGTGCAGATCACCGATACCATCAGCGAAGTCGTCGCGACCCTGACCGCCGACAAGACCACCGTCGCCGAGGGTGGCCAGATCACCTACACCGTCACCCTGACCAACGGCCAGGGCCTGTCGGTCGTTGGCCACAACGGCCTGACCTTCACCCTCACCGATGGCACCAAAGTCACCATCCCCGCTGGCAGCGCCACCGGCACCATCACCATCAACGCCCCGGACGACGTCTTCGTCGGCGGCCAGCCTTCGATTGTGAACAAGCTCGAAGGCGTCACCGGCGCCGATAACTTCGAAAAACTCACCCTCGGCAAAGAGGAAGTGAAGACCGAAGTCACCGACGAGCCGGGCACCGGCACTCCAGGCACCGATAACCAGGGCGACAAAGTCTCGGTCACTATCGTCAGCAAAGGCGACGTCACCGAAGACCAGCAGCCGGCCTTCACCGTCAAAGTCAGCCAGAAACTGGATCACGACCTGACCGTTACCTTGAGCAATGGCGACAAGGTCGTCATCAAGGCCGGCCAGACTGAAACCGAGTACAAAGCCAAAGCCCAGGGCGATGACGTCTTCAAGGACGGCGACACCCTAACCGTTGGCATCACCGATGCGGCAGTGGATGGCAAGTCCTTCGAGAATCTGGAACTCGGCGGCAACGCCAGCGTCCAGATCACCGACACCATCAGCGAAGTCGTCGCGACCCTGACTGCGGACAAAACCACCGTCAGCGAGGGTGGCCAGATCACCTACACCGTCACCCTGACCAACGGCCAGGGCCTGTCGGTCGTCGGCCACAATGGGCTGACCTTCACCCTCACCGACGGCACCAAAGTGACCATCCCGGCCGGCAGCGCCAGCGGCACCATCACCGTCAATGCACCGGATGATGTGTTCGTCGGCGGTCAGCCGACTATCGTCAACAAACTGGAAGGTGTGACCGGCGCCGACAACTTCGAAAAACTCACCCTCGGCAAAGAGGAAGTGAAGACCGAAGTCACCGACGAACCGGGCACGGGTACCCCAGGCACCGACAACCAAGGCGACAAAGTCTCGGTCACCATCGTCAGCAATGGCAACGTCACCGAAGACCAGCAGCCAAGCTTCACCGTCAAGGTCAGCCAGAAACTGGCGCAAGACCTGACCGTGACCCTGGACAACGGCGACAAGGTGGTGATCAAGGCCGGCCAGACCGAGGCCGAGTACAAGACCACCGCCCAGGGCGACGACGTGTTCAAGGATCCGGGTTCGGTATCCGTCGGCATCAGTGATGCCAGCGTACCGGGCAAGACCTTCGAGAACCTTGAGCTCGGTGGCAAGGCCACCGTGCAGATCACCGACACCGTCAGCGAAGTGGTCGCGACCCTGACCGCCGACAAGTCCACCGTGACCGAAGGCGGCCAGATCACCTACACCGTGACCCTGACCAACGGCCAGGGCCTGTCGGTCACTGGCCACAACGGCCTGACCTTCACCCTGAGCGACGGCACCAAGGTCACCATCCCGGCCGGCAGCGCCAGCGGTACCGCCACCATCACCGCCCCGGACGACGTATTCATCGGCGGCCAGGCCACCATCAGCAACAAGCTGACCGGCGTCACCGGTGCCGACAACTTCGAGAAACTGACCCTCGGCAAGGACGAAGTGAAGACTGGCGTCACCGACGAGCCAGGCTCGGGCACCCCGGGCACCGGCAACCAGGGCGACAAGGTCAGCGTGACCATCGTCGGCAATGGCGATGTGAACGAAGCCGAACAAGCGTCGTTCACCGTCAAGGTCAGCCAGAAACTCGACCAGGACCTGACCGTCACCCTGTCCAACGGCGACAAGGTGGTGATCAAGGCAGGCCAGACCGAAACCGAGTACAAGGCCAAGGCCCAGGGCGACGACGTGTTCAAGGATGGCGGCCCGCTCACCGTCGGCATCAGCGATGCCAGCGTGGTGGGCAAGACCTTCGAGAATCTTGAGCTCGGCGGCTCGGCCACCGTGCAGATCACCGACACCGTCAGCGAGGTCGTGGCCACCTTGTCCGCGGACAAGACCACCGTCAGCGAAGGAGGCCAGGTCACCTACACCGTGACCCTGACCAACGCCCAGGGCCTGTCGGTCACCGGCCACAATGGCCTGACTTTCACCCTCACCGATGGCACCAAGGTCACCATCCCGGCCGGCAGCGCCACTGGCACGGTCACCATCAACGCCCCGGACGACGTGTTCATCGGCGGCCAGCCGACCATCAGCAACAAGCTGACCGGCGTCACCGGCGCCGACAACTTCGAAAAACTGACCTTGGGTCAGAACGAAGTGAAGACCACCGTCACCGACGAGCCAGGTTCGGGTACCCCGGGCACTGGCAACCAGGGCGACAAAGTCTCGGTGACCATCGTCAGCAACGGCAACGTCACCGAAGACCAGCAGCCAAGCTTCACCGTCAAGGTCAGCCAGAAACTGGCCCAGGACCTGACCGTGACCCTGGACAACGGCGACAAGGTCGTCATCAAGGCCGGCCAGACCGAAACCGAGTACAAGGCCAAGGCCCAGGGCGACGACGTATTCAAGGACCCGGGCTCGATCTCCGTCGGCATCAGCGATGCCAGCGTGCCGGGCAAGACCTTCGAAAACCTCGAGCTCGGCGGCAAGGCCACCGTGCAGATCACCGACACCACCAGTGAAGTGGTCGCGACCCTGTCCGCGGACAAGACCACCGTCAGCGAAGGTGGCCAGGTCACCTACACCGTGACCCTGACCAACGCCCAGGGCCTGTCGGTCACCGGCCACAATGGCCTGACCTTCACCCTCACCGACGGCACCAAGGTCACCATCCCAGCCGGCAGCGCCACTGGCACGGTCACCATCAACGCTGCGGACGACGTGTTCATCGGCGGCCAGCCGACCATCAGCAACAAGCTGACCGGCGTCACCGGCGCCGACAACTTCGAAAAACTGACCCTGGGTCAGAACGAAGTGAAGACCACCGTCACCGACGAGCCAGGTTCGGGCACCCCGGGCACTGGCAACCAGGGCGACAAGGTCTCGGTGACCATCGTCAGCAACGGCAACGTTACCGAAGACCAGCAGCCAAGCTTCACCGTCAAGGTCAGCCAGAAACTGGCCCAGGACCTGACCGTGACCCTGGACAACGGCGACAAGGTCGTCATCAAGGCCGGCCAGACCGAAGCCGAGTACAAGGCCAAGGCCCAGGGCGACGACGTGTTCAAGGACCCGGGCTCGATTTCCGTCGGCATCAGCGATGCCAGCGTAACCGGCAAGACCTTCGAAAACCTCGAGCTCGGCGGCAAGGCCACCGTGCAGATCACCGACACCACCAGTGAAGTGGTCGCGACCCTGTCCGCGGACAAGACCACCGTCACAGAAGGCGGCCAGGTCACCTACACCGTGACCCTGACCAACGCCCAGGGCCTGTCGGTCGTTGGCCACAACGGCCTGACCTTCACCCTCACCGACGGTACCAAGGTCACCATCCCGGCCGGCAGCGCCAGCGGCACCTTCACCATCACCGCCAAGGACGACCCGTACGTTGGCGGCCAGCCGAACATCGTCAACAAGATCGAGTCGGTCAGCGGCGGCGACAACTTCGAGAAACTGACCCTCGGCAGCAACACCGTCACCACCAGCGTCACCGACGAACCGGCCGGCCAGGGCGACCTGACCACCGTCGGCATCAGCGGCGACACCTCGGTGACCGAGGGCGACACCGCCCACTACAACCTGACCCTGAGCAACCCGTCGAAGTCCGAGGTGACCATCACCCTGACCTACAGCGGCACCGCCACCGACGGCCAGGACTTCACCGGTGTGGTCACCGTGAAGATCCCGGCCGGCAGCAGCGGCACCAGCTTCGACATCAAGACCATCGACGACAAGCTGGTCGAAGGTTCGGAGAACTTCACGGTCAAGATCAGCGGCGCCAGCGGCGGCGGCTTCGAGAACCTGCAGGTCGACGCCGGCAAGTCCAGCGTCACCACCACCATCATCGACAACGACCACGCGCCAGTCGCCACCGGCGGCGCGGTGACCGGCACCGAAGACACCGACTATGTGTTCCAGTGGGGCGACTTCAACGTCACCGACGCCGACGGCAACAGCGGCCTGTCGGTGACCATCAGCAAGCTGCCGGACCTGGGCAACCTGAAGTTCTTCAACGGCACCTCGTGGGTCGATGTGTCGCTGAACCAGACCATCAGCCAGGCCGACATCGCTGCCGGCAAGCTCAAGTTCGTGCCGTTGGCCAACCAGTCGGGCATCGATGGCTATGGCGGCACCGGCGTGGGCAACCAGCAGGCCGACTACGCGCAGCTCAAGTACAAGCCCAACGACGGCACCAACCTGGGCAACGAAGCGACCCTGAAGGTCGATATCCGCCCGGTCGCCGACAAACCCGACCTGAACATCGGCAACAACAACGTCAACTCGATCGGCCTGCAGAAGGAAACCTGGAACAGCCTCACCGGCCTGGGCAACAACGGTAACGGCATCTCCGGCGATAGCCTGAAGAACGTGTTCGCCAACTCCGGCAATGCCAGCAAGACCGAGACGGTCACCGGCGTCGACTCGACCAGCAACGTCACCCCAGGCAGCGGCTCGAAGACTTCCGGCCTGATCTACCTGGAAGCCGGCAAGACCTATTCCTTCACCGGCACCGCCGATGACAGCCTGCAGATCGTCGTCGGCGGCAAGAACGTCGCCAGCGGTATCTGGGGCTCCAACAGCGGCGCGATCTCCGGCAGCTTCACCCCGACCACCAGCGGCTACTACACCCTGGAGATCTACAACGCCAACCAGGCCGGCCCAGGTAGCCTGGACGTCAACATCCGGGTCAACAATGGCGCGGCCATGGACCTGAACAGCTCGAACATCCCGATGTACCCGAGCGTCAACGACCTGAGCAACGCCGGCGTCACCGTCTCCGACCTGCATGGCAGCAACGGTCAGGGCTACTACGACGGCTACAAGCTCAACGAAGGCAGCGAGAACGGCGCGCCGGTCAAGCTGGTCGGCATCAGCACCAACCTGACCGACACCGATGGTTCCGAGACCCTGAGCGTCAAGCTCGGCGGTATCCCGGCGGGCTCGGTGCTGTCCGACGGCGCCGGCCACACCGTGACCGTCGGCAAGGACGCGGTGGACGTCACCGGCTGGAACCTGGGCAGCCTGACCATCAAGCCACCGGCCTACTACCAGGGCCAGTTCGACGTGAAGGTCACCTCGACCTCCACCGAAAGCGTTGGCGGCAGCACCGCGACCAGCGAAGGCACCATCAAGGTCAACGTCTACCCACAGAGCTACAACACCAGCAACCTGTCGTCGGACAACGACAACGTGATGGGCACCGATGGCAACGATATCGTCGTCTCGGACGTCTCGGGCCTGCATGTGGTGCCTGGGCAGGACTACAACCTGGCCTTCATCGTCGACACCTCGGGCAGCATGGGCAAAAACGGCGTGGACGCAGCCAAGAGCTCCCTGGAGTCGGTGTTCAAGACCTTGGCCGCCAGCGTCAAGGGCGCGGCCTCGGGCACGGTGAACATCCTGCTGGTCGACTTTGCCAGCCAGGTCAAGAGCAGCATCTCGGTGACGCTGAACGATGCCGGCCTGCAAAAGCTGCTCGACGCGCTGGGCAACCTCAAGTCCGACGGTGGCACCAACTACGAAGACGCCTTCAAGACCACCGCCAACTGGTTCCAGAACCTGCAGAACGCCGGCAACAAGGGCAGCAACCAGACGTTCTTCATCACCGACGGGCAACCGACGTACTATCAGACCGGCGAGAAGACCAACCCGACCCTCGGCTACAGCAGCACCAAGCTGGACGACTACCTCGCGTCGATCAACTACAAGATCGGTGACGTGGTCACCCGCGGCAACCTGGATGGCTACAACCGCGTCAACATCGACTCCAGCGGCAAGATGACCGTCGAGTACTGGAACGGCTACAGCTGGTCGACCCACAGCTCCAGCTCGGGCACCCTGCACGCCCAGGGCGACGGCACCTACGAGATCTCCAGCCTCGGCGGCTACGGCAGCTACACCGACAACGCCACCTGGAACAACTCGCTGGATAGCTTCAAGCTGCTCTCGGGCCTGTCCAACGTCGAGGCGATCGGCCTCAACAATGGTGTGAACGCCAACGACCTGAAGCCATTCGACTCTGACGGCAAGCCGCAGACCAACATCGACCCGAGCAAGTTGGCCGAAGCGATCCTCGGCCACACCGAAGTCACCAACCCGGGCAATGACACGGTCAACGGCGGCGACGGCAACGACATCATCTTCGGCGATCTGATGACCTTCGACGGCATCGCCGGTACCGGTGTCGAGGCGATCCAGGCCTATGTCGCCGGCAAGACCGGCGTGGCAACGGGCGACGTGGATGCGCGGACGATGCACAAGTACATCACCGAGCACTACACCGAGTTCGACATCTCGCGCAGCAACGATGGCAACGACACCCTGCTCGGTGGCAACGGCAACGACATCATCTTCGGCCAGGGTGGCAACGACACCCTCGACGGTGGCAAGGGCAATGACGTCCTGCTGGGTGGCGCTGGCAATGACATCCTCATCGGCGGCAAGGGCGACGACATCCTCATCGGTGGCAGTGGCGCCGACACCTTCGTGTGGAAGGCCGGCGACCTGGGCAAGGACGTGATCAAGGACTTCAACGTCAAGGAAGGCGACCGCCTCGACCTGAGCGACCTGCTCCAGGGCGAGAAGGCCAGCACCATCGACAACTTCCTGAAGATCACCACGGTCGGCGGCGAGTCGACCCTGCAGGTCAGCACCGAGGGCAAGCTCAACGCCGCCGGGGGCCTGGCCAACGCCGACGTGACCATCAAGCTCGAAGGTGTGAACTGGTCGAACACCACGATCAATTCGTTGATCAGCGGGGCCGACCCGACCATCAAGATCGACAACTCCAATAGCTGATCCCCGTGCTCCACGGCGGCCCACAAGGGCCGCCGTGGAGCACGGGCTTTCCCAAGCCATCCCTTCACGCGCATACTCGTGCGCCGGGCTTACATGCCCGGCAAACTTTGCCTATGCTGCTGACTACCCAAAAGGATTCATCGTGACGAGGGACGCCGCCATGTTCTACGTGCAACGCGACGCCGAGGGCGGGTTGCTGCGAGTGGAAGCCGCCGCGTTTGACGGTTTTACCGACATGGTCCCGGCAGACAATGCCGAGATCCAGGAATGGTTCGCCGACGACGTTGTCGAGAACAGCCTCAAGCAGCTCAAGCAAAGCGACCTGGACATGATCCGGGTACTCGAAGACCTGATCGAAGTGCTGACGGCCAAGGGCGTGTTCAGCATCACCGACCTGCCACCCGGCGCACAGGCCAAGCTGCTCAACCGCTCCACCGCGCGCAAGGCGCTGGGCGGCCTGAACAACCTGATCGAGGAAGACGAGGAAGGCGGGTTGATCTGATCACCCGATCATTGATCGCACCTGTGGGAGCGGGCTTACCCGCGAATGCGCCTGTGAAGCCATCAACGCTTTCGCGGGTAAACCCGCTCCCACAGGGTTCCACTCAGCGCCAGGGCGCCGGCTCACCCACCAACTGGCCCTGAATCCCCTGCACGCCCATCTCGCGCAGCACCTTCAATTCACCTTCGGTCTCGACCCGCTCGGCAATCAACGGCAGGTCGATACTGTGCGCCGCGCGCTGGATGGCCTCGATGAACAAGTGCTTGTGCCGTTCGTGGTCGATGTTGCGGATGTAGCCGCCATCGATCTTCAGGTAGGCCAGCCCCAGGTGGGCCAGGTTGCCGATCATGCTGAAGCGCCCGCCGAAGCGCTGCAGCGCGAGGCTGAAGCCGAGCCCGCGCAGGCGCCGGGTCAGTTGCTCAAGCACTGCTTGCTCGGGTAGCTGCTCTTCGCCGATCTCGAAGGTCAACCGCGGCCCCAGGGCGTTGTGCTGCCCCAGCAGTTCATAGACCCGCTGCAACGCCTTGGGATCGGCCAGGGTGGCGGCGGACAGGTTCAGCGCCAGCGACTCACCATGCCCCTGCAGGTGCCGGAGGACCTTCTCCAGCACCAGCAGGTCCAGGCGCGCCATCCAGCCGAAACGCTCCAGCCAGGGCAGGAAGCGCCCCGCCGCCAGGGCTTCGCCCTGGGCATCGTGCAGACGTGAAATGACCTTGTAGTGCAGCACCTTGTCGGGCGCCTTGCTATCGACCACCGGCTGGAAGAACAGCTCGAACTGCCCCTTGGCCAGCGCCTGGTCCAGGCGTGTGTGCCAGGCGTGGTGGCTGTCGGCGGCCTGGCCTGCGGCGCCCTGCTCCAGGCATACCCAGCCTGGCGCCGGTTGGCTCTCGGCGCGGGCCAGGGCTTCGTCGGCCAGCTTGAGCAGCGCCTGCGGGGCATCGCCCGGGCTGTAAGGCGCCAGGCCGATGCAGGCCACCGGGTCGACATCACTGGCGCCAGTTTCATGCAGGCTCTGCAAGGTAGCCTCCAGGGCCTGGGCCAACTGGATCGCCTCGTCATGGACCATGCCCGGCGCCAGCACGGCGAATTCGCCGCCACGGCTGCGGGTGATCAGGTCGTTGGTCTCGGGGAAATTGGCGCAGGTGCGCCGCAGCTGTTCACCCACCGCCTGCAGCAACTGGTCGGTGCGCTGGCCGCCCAGCCGGGCATTGAGGCCGGCCAGGTCCTGCACGCGCAGCAGCAACAGGTAGCCGGCGCGAGCCTCCTCCAGGTTACTGACACGGGCGTTGAGCTGCATTTCGAAATAACGACGGTTGGCCAGGCCAGTGAGGCTGTCCTGGTACGATTCGGCGCGCAGCTTTTCGCTGCGCTCGGCCTGCTCGGTAAACAGGGCCTTGAGCTTCTCGACCATCTGGTTCATCGCCTGCACCACCCGACGCAATTCCGGCGTGCGCGGCAACTCCGGCAGGCTGAGGAATTCGCGGCGGGCAATGGCATGGGACTGCGCCACCATGTAGTCCAGCGGCCGCAGTTGCCGGCGCAGCAGCAGCGCGCCCAGCACCGCGCTCACCGCGCCGCACAGCAGCAGCCAGCCAAGGCTACCCAGGGCGCTCTGCCACAATTTGGCCAGGGCGAACATCGGGTGGCTGATCACCTCGACCCGCGCCGCCTGCTGCCAGCCACGGCTGACGATGGCGTCGCCGCCAGCCGGTTCAAGGCCGATCAGGTGGATGAACCAACCCGGTACGCCACCCGTGTCGGGCTCGGCATGGCGCTCGACCAGCACGGCATTGGAGTCCAGGTCGATGACCTTGATGCTGGAGTAATAGCCACTGTCGAAGATCGAGCTGACCATCAGCTCGACCATCGCCGGGTCGTCGATATTCGGCGTCAGCGACAGCGCCAGCGCAGTGGCCGCGTCCTGGGCATGGGAGCGCAGCTGGTTGACGTACTGGCTGCGCGAGCTTTCCAGGCTGACCATGAAGCTGCCACTGAAGGCGACCACCAGGAACAGGCAAATGGCTAGCAGCAATTGTTTGAACAGTGACATCTGTGCTCCTTCAGTAAACCGGTTCGGCCGGGAAGCCTTCGGCCTGCATTTTCTTCAGCAAGTCTTGCCAGCGCGACAGGCGCTTGGTGTCGCCAACCTTCTTGTTGCCGGCGGCGCCGGTCAGCCACAGGCCCTCGCCGTTGAAGGCGTACACCGGCAGCAGGTCGGTGCGTTGGCTGGCCGGCTTGATCGCGTCCATCAGGCTGTCGAGCACCAGAGGCTGGGCCTGTGGGCTTGAATAATAGGTCAGGACCATGTGCGCGCGGTTCTGGCGCAGGGCCTTGACGTAGGTGATGCGCAGTTTTTCCGCAGGGATGCCCATGCGCCGCAGGCTGAAGTACTTGGCGATGGCATAGTCCTCGCAGTCGCCAGCACCCTTGATCAGCGACTGGACTGGCGTGGCCCAGTAGTCGACCTCATGCCACAGGTCGATGTCCTCGACATAGCGCAATTGCTTGTTGAAGAACAGGTTGACCACCTGCAGTTGCTCGAGCTCGGTCCCCTGCTTCTGGGTCGCCAGCAGGTTCTGCCAGGCGTCGATGCGTCCCTGCCCAGCCCCCAGAGGCCCATAGAGCGCCTGGGCGCGGCGGCTGATCTGGGAGAAGTCCCAGTCCGCCTGCGTACCACCCAGCAACAGGCAGCCCAGCAGCAAGGCCAGCCCGAGACGGCGCGCGGTCGCATGGAGGGTCCAGGGTATCGCCACTGCGGCACCTGTTCTGATCGTTTGAAAGCAGCGATGGTGCGGGCAGCGCTGCCAAAAGACAATGGCATCGTGCGATCACGCCGCCAACGGTCGGCAAACCCGCTTCGTACAAGGTCTGACACCGTTGTCTGGCTTCCCAAGGCCGCCGACTTGCTTCACGATAGCCGCGTTTTTCGATCACGCTGCGGCATCGGCGCCGATCAATCCGTTTGACAAGCCCCCTCCACCCTCACTAGGGTTATTGGATCCAATATTGACGTTGCCGAGGCGAACCCCGCGTGGCTGACAAACCCAAACTCCTGAGCACCGTGCTGGGCAGTGAACAGGTGCCAGCGCACCTGGCCCGCGGTGTCATCGAAGAGCGCCTGCGCAGTGCCATCCTCGACGGCCGCCTGGCCCCTGGCACAGCCCTGCGCCAGCAAGAGCTGGCCACCCTGTTCGGCGTCAGCCGCATGCCGGTGCGCGAGGCCCTGCGCCAACTCGAGGCGCAGTCCCTGCTACGGGTAGTAATGCACAAGGGCGCCGTGGTCGCGCCCTTGATCGGCGAAGATGCCGTCGACACCTATGCCCTGCGCGTGATCCTCGAAACCGAAGCACTGCGCCAGTCGATTCCCCTGCTCGACGCCGAGGATATCGCCCAGGCCAGGGGCTTCATCCGCGAGCTGGAAAACGAAACCCGTCACGCGGAGATCGGCCGGCTCAATCGCCTGTTGCACATGGCGATCTACAGCAAGGCGCACAACCAGAAACTGTTGCGCATGATCGAGA
Coding sequences:
- a CDS encoding tryptophan synthase subunit beta, which encodes MFYVQRDAEGGLLRVEAAAFDGFTDMVPADNAEIQEWFADDVVENSLKQLKQSDLDMIRVLEDLIEVLTAKGVFSITDLPPGAQAKLLNRSTARKALGGLNNLIEEDEEGGLI
- the lapD gene encoding cyclic di-GMP receptor LapD, with product MSLFKQLLLAICLFLVVAFSGSFMVSLESSRSQYVNQLRSHAQDAATALALSLTPNIDDPAMVELMVSSIFDSGYYSSIKVIDLDSNAVLVERHAEPDTGGVPGWFIHLIGLEPAGGDAIVSRGWQQAARVEVISHPMFALAKLWQSALGSLGWLLLCGAVSAVLGALLLRRQLRPLDYMVAQSHAIARREFLSLPELPRTPELRRVVQAMNQMVEKLKALFTEQAERSEKLRAESYQDSLTGLANRRYFEMQLNARVSNLEEARAGYLLLLRVQDLAGLNARLGGQRTDQLLQAVGEQLRRTCANFPETNDLITRSRGGEFAVLAPGMVHDEAIQLAQALEATLQSLHETGASDVDPVACIGLAPYSPGDAPQALLKLADEALARAESQPAPGWVCLEQGAAGQAADSHHAWHTRLDQALAKGQFELFFQPVVDSKAPDKVLHYKVISRLHDAQGEALAAGRFLPWLERFGWMARLDLLVLEKVLRHLQGHGESLALNLSAATLADPKALQRVYELLGQHNALGPRLTFEIGEEQLPEQAVLEQLTRRLRGLGFSLALQRFGGRFSMIGNLAHLGLAYLKIDGGYIRNIDHERHKHLFIEAIQRAAHSIDLPLIAERVETEGELKVLREMGVQGIQGQLVGEPAPWR
- a CDS encoding GntR family transcriptional regulator, which produces MADKPKLLSTVLGSEQVPAHLARGVIEERLRSAILDGRLAPGTALRQQELATLFGVSRMPVREALRQLEAQSLLRVVMHKGAVVAPLIGEDAVDTYALRVILETEALRQSIPLLDAEDIAQARGFIRELENETRHAEIGRLNRLLHMAIYSKAHNQKLLRMIEIELNEEERFLRFHLSSMGLGKLTQDDHIALVDAASDKLVDEAVALLEAHLNNAARTIRNYLDRQSAN